The following proteins come from a genomic window of Eubalaena glacialis isolate mEubGla1 chromosome X, mEubGla1.1.hap2.+ XY, whole genome shotgun sequence:
- the LOC133082598 gene encoding P2Y purinoceptor 8-like — protein sequence MDMNLTRPDNATLLMLRDPAIAVVLPVVYSLVALISIPGNLFSLWVLCRHIGPKTPSVIFMINLSVTDLMLACVLPFQIYYHCNGNHWVFGELLCNVVTVAFYANMYSSILTMTCISVDRFLGVVYPLASARWRCRRYAAAACAGTWLLLLAALSPLARTDLTYAVEALGIVTCFDVLKSTMLPSVATWAAFLFTLFVVLFLIPFVVTVACYTATILALLRSADRHGEARRRRAVCLAAVVLLAFVTCFAPNNFVLLAHVVSRLFFGRSYYHVYKLTLCLSCLNNCLDPFVYYFASHEFQLHMRRYLGYRPLATGSPEARCESLGSGRTLSVRSAEGLDAAGRPSVKRQESVF from the coding sequence ATGGACATGAACCTGACGCGTCCAGACAACGCCACCCTCCTGATGCTGCGGGATCCGGCCATCGCGGTGGTCCTGCCGGTGGTGTACTCGCTGGTGGCACTCATCAGTATCCCGGGCAACTTGTTCTCCCTGTGGGTGCTGTGCCGCCACATCGGGCCCAAGACACCCTCGGTCATCTTCATGATCAACCTCAGCGTCACGGACCTGATGCTGGCCTGCGTGCTGCCCTTCCAGATCTACTACCACTGCAACGGCAACCACTGGGTGTTCGGCGAGCTGCTGTGCAACGTGGTGACCGTGGCCTTCTACGCGAACATGTACTCCTCCATCCTCACCATGACCTGCATCAGCGTGGACCGCTTCCTGGGCGTCGTGTACCCGCTGGCCTCCGCCCGCTGGCGCTGCCGTCGCTACGCCGCGGCTGCCTGCGCCGGCACGTGGCTCCTGCTTCTGGCCGCCCTGTCGCCGCTGGCCCGCACGGACCTCACCTACGCCGTGGAGGCGCTGGGCATCGTCACCTGCTTCGACGTCCTCAAGTCCACCATGCTCCCCAGCGTGGCCACGTGGGCGGCGTTCCTCTTCACCCTGTTCGTCGTGCTCTTCCTCATCCCCTTCGTGGTCACCGTGGCCTGCTACACGGCCACCATCCTTGCGCTGTTGCGCTCGGCCGACCGCCACGGGGAGGCCCGGAGGCGGCGCGCCGTGTGCCTGGCGGCCGTGGTGCTGCTGGCCTTCGTCACCTGCTTCGCGCCCAACAACTTCGTGCTGCTGGCCCACGTGGTCAGTCGGCTGTTCTTCGGCCGCAGCTACTACCACGTGTACAAGCTCACGCTCTGCCTCAGCTGCCTCAACAACTGCCTGGACCCCTTCGTCTACTACTTCGCCTCCCATGAGTTCCAGCTCCACATGCGGCGCTACCTGGGCTACAGGCCCCTGGCCACCGGCAGCCCCGAGGCGCGCTGCGAGAGCCTCGGCTCCGGCCGCACGCTGTCCGTGCGCTCCGCGGAGGGGCTGGACGCCGCCGGCCGGCCCAGCGTCAAGCGGCAGGAGAGCGTCTTCTGA